Within Primulina tabacum isolate GXHZ01 chromosome 5, ASM2559414v2, whole genome shotgun sequence, the genomic segment aagttattttaattgttgTTTTCAAATTAATAGTATAAAAAAGATTTAGtagaatttcaaaatttaagcaTCTCCATGATTATCCTGAGGTCATTTTTCACATAGAGGCATTTTGGGAGTCCTATACCTTATAGTACACCTCGTCGGTTTTTGAGACATGTGTGAATGACTGTATAATTCTACACCCCAGGACTACTTTAGCAACTTGGATTGATAATTTTTGTAACGCTGAATGCAAGATAATTGCTAGTGAAGCTCGTAAACCCGACTCATGACATATAGATAGAAGAAAAGAACAAGTTGCGGTAGATGTAGAACAGAATCCTATCTTCTTTTTCTCAGTGATCTCGTATCTCACATCCCTACATTTTCATGTATGCAAGCACTGGAAAAAGTAACACGAAGGAGAGATCCATCCACTTTGCAGTGGGTGCATGAAAGTTTTTCGAAATTATAGTGCGAAATGAATTTTATTCTTGTTCGAGATTGAATCCCAAAAGTTCCATACCACGAAAACATCTTGTACTGAATGAAGATTTATCGAAAAGATTGGCTAGAAAGAACTCCAACCTAACTGTAGCCTTTTAGCAGTGGAAAGGTTGAAAAGAAGAGGTTTATGCACGCCAGTACAAATAAGTACCCTCCACATTCCTTGACCAAATCAAACAACTTCCTTACAGACCGAATAGGAAACTCGTACTTGACCACGAAAAAGGGTGTATTTGGTTTCACTATCAATTCGATATCTGCAATTGGAATGCGATTTCAAGCCACATGCATGGACGACACATGAAGTTCTAACCTGAAACAGCATAAAACACACTAGTTTGAATTGCCTAGAACCACCTATAGAGGATGTGTACTCTGCAACACAATCATGAAATCTAACTACTTATTGGGAAGCGACTAGTTTCCAAAGTTAAGAACGTACAGGGCAATGAATGGTTGTTCATAACAATGATCCACAATTCTCTCCGGCTAGGTCCAAGAATCTAATCGTATTTTTAACACGCTCCCAAAAATCTTGAACATCGACCAGCAATAAGCAGCAATGTTGGAACCACTACAATATAAGATTGTGTGTTTATACTTTAATAGATCGCGATAACACAGTTCGTCAAAGATGTTAGATCCACATTCACACCATAATCCATCCATCACAAGACAACACACATTGATAACCAAATCATCAACTACGAGAGCATTTCAGACACATAATCAAGATAAAGTAACCTTCTTTGGGATAAGGCACTCCCCTGCTTTTTTCTTCCAACCATTAATCATTGGATTTTTTTCACATAACACTGCAACTCATAGTTCCTAAACTATCTCCCCACACTTGTAAACAATCACAATGTCGCAGTAAGTGATTCAGATATTTTCCAGATAAATCTACAAGATTAATATTCTCACTCTTAAAAACTTAAAAGGTCACCTAAAAACACTTCACTTCATTAGAAAGAAGAGGAGAAATAAAAAAGTTACAGCATTGAACATTGACAAAGAGAACTAAAAGCAAAACAATATATAAGTGTACATACAGCAATACAAAATGCAGAAAGACATAAACTTGAGAATCACGTAAGTAGTTTCCCAATACAAGCTGCATCATAGAATACTAAGCATCAAATGAACGCACGTTCCATTTAACAGTCAAGATTTCATTTGAAAGTACTTCTGAATTTCAATACAGAATTCAGATCATGGGATTCACATATAGGTCTACCAATCGCATAAGTTGAACATTGTaccaatttatttttcttttaaattcgAACTCTCGGATTCGAGTGAGATATTATTGAGCCTCTCTAATGCTAAAACAAGAGCCTGTGTTCCTAAATCGCCTTCTCCATGAGCCTTTAGTGACACATACAGCTGCTGAGCTAATGCTAACCCAGGCAAAGCCAACCCCATATTCTGGCATTCCCTCAAACATATCCCCAAATCTTTAACAAAATGATTCACATAAAACCCAGCTTCGAAATCCCTGTTCAGTATCCTGTTCCCATACAAATCCAAAGATTTCGAACCCGCGGCCCCGGTGGAGATAGCATTCAAGTAATTGGTCAAATCCAAACCAGCTTTTGATGCATAAATCAAACCCTCACACAGACCGACCATGGTGGTGGCTATGGTTACTTGGTTGGCTAATTTGCAAAACTGCCCCTTTCCAGGTCCTCCCATATAATACACTCTACCTAAATGGTTTAACAATGGTGTGATGCGGGTGGTTACGGCTTCGTCTCCACCGGCGAAAATGGAGAGGGTACCGAGGCGGGCGCCGCGGTCTCCGCCAGATACGGGTGCGTCGATTGAGGAACAGGAAGCGGAAGTGGCGGCGGAGTGAATTTCGACGGCAAGGGAAGGGTCGGATGTGGTCATGTCGACTAGTACTCCGCCAGATCGGAGGCCGGCGAGGGCACCGGACGTGGGGTGGAGGATAACGTGGCGGACGTCGGAGGGGTAGCCCACGATGGAGAATACGACGTCGGACTTGGAAGCCAACGAATTAGGGGAGTCGGCCCAGTGGGCCCCCATGGAGAGTAGGGAATCTGCTTTGGATTTGGTGCGGGTGAAGACGGTCACTGTGTAGCCGGCCTTGAGGAGATGCGAGCACATGGATTGGCCCATCACTCCGGTGCCGATCCAGCCCACTTTGGTGTTTTCTGGGCTAACAGGCTGAGAAGAGAAGGCGGAGGCGGAGGCGGCCATGGAGCGGAGGAAGAGGAGAGTATTAGAGTAGGCGAGCGTGGTGAAGTGGAGGAGTGAGCGATGTGGAGACAATCGCATGTTTTCTTGTGGCTGTCctaaattatgttttttttttaacttgaaaataaataaataagtaaaTAAAGTAGTCAACAAGCTTAATTGCTCATGGTTTCATATGTGACATCCGTTTTATTCGATTTTAGTACGTGGGTAGAACAGATCAATGACTATATGAAAGTCGCATCAACTTTTCTCAAACCTTTTGGTTTAATTTTGGATTGAATTATGTCCGAATCTCAATTTTTatgaatattataaatttattacaTATAAATATGATGTACATTAATAACTACAAGATCAGATGTTTGAAAGTTATCTTTGAGATTGAATTGAATAAATCATGTATTTGATTTTTCTCCCACTTTAGATATTATTCTTCTCaccgttttttttttttttaatttttcgcaagGACTAAATCTCGAACATAAGATATTATCTTTTTGTTGTAACATTGGTATCACTAGACCAAAAATTGGTTGCTTCTAATCATGAGATATCTAttactaaaataaaaattgtcatATCTCTTACAAATAAACTAAACATGCATGGATTTACTTCTAATCCACGTATCTGTCCTAAATTGAAATTTGCTACTACACTTGATCCGCTAAAATAAAATTCGCCAACAGAAGTGTATATATATGAATTTGTTCCAAAAGAAATGATCTATATCAATTAGTTAATACTAAACAATTAATTGTTTTTAGAGACTCCATTTAAACTTTAGTCGATAGGCCTCTCGCAGCTCTAGCTAGTTGGTGAACAAGAGCTTATCACCTTGAGGTGCTGCCAACCATATTAAATTCTATTTGTTTATTAATAAGCCGATGGGTCAGCGCGAAATAAAGGAGATTTTAGCGAGTTAGTTATTATCAGATATATATTTTAACAACCCCTAGCTAACAGAAGAGATGCCATTGCAAcgagatattttatttttatgcttCTTCTTTTTTGAGTTATTTCAAGGCAAATGTTTAGGACATGGCGCAGAAGAAGCCGATGATTGTCTCGACTGTTGTTCAGTTGGTGGTGCGCACTCATGTAATGGTTCTTGAGCGCATGGGGAAGTCTTATGCACTTAGATGTGCAGATTGAACGAGCACAATTACTTAATAAGGCTAAACTGAGTGTGATAGTTTAAGCTTTCTTGGCTCAAGAAATAAGCCAAATCTTAATCAAACGGAGCAAAATATACCATATAGGAAAATAGAGATGATTGAGGGAATGAGGCACTCTCATCTCGATCAACAAATGTTAAAGAGCATGTACTTATTATTCTACCAATATTGAAAATTTCTATCTGCCCATAATGATTATCCTTGAGCTAGAATTATATGGAAATAATCAGGAAAAACACATGAAATAGAGAAAAAATCTATACCAAAGCCCTAGCTTTTAAATCTCTGTTGACAAGAGATGGATTTGGCTCTTGGCGCAGAACTTGCAGCAGACCCCTTATCTTCTTACCCTGTATGTACAAGTTTTAGAGTTCATCTTTACTATGGCTAAAACAATCTCCAATGTAATAAGTATATTTCCAATAcaaaaaatgttaattttagTCTCTACGTtgtcaaattttagttttaattttttgttttgcaatttaatttatttgtttttttatgtgTAACTAATTATTTGATGTTAGTTTGACGTTGAGACGACATATATATGATACTAATGTGTGTGTCATATCAGTtgggaaaaaaatattgaaactGCCAAAAATTGGATGACAAATAAATTTAACAACTTTGATAATCAAAATCGCAAAGATATAAACATCTATCGAATATATATGGGAGGCATGTTAACCGTGTAATGAGTATAGTATACACTAAACCACTGGTTCTAATCTCAAGTAAATGAGTAATTAGTTGGGAACTGTGTACCAAGAGAGGTGAAATTATCTGATCTCCATTACTGAATCTGTCGTCCCTTTGTTGTTGTTTTAGCATGAGGCAATTTTGTATATTCTCGAACATTTCATATATCTCCGCCATGAGCTTGGCTCTTCCTTCTAAACTTTCCAAGAAAACTCTCCGTAAAACTTCGGCTTCGTCTTCAAGAACTTGCAATCTTCGTTTAATATCTTTCATTTTGCTCCTTTGGAACCGATTCTGGGATAATGTGCGACCTGTGGCATGATTTGAAGCCAAAAATCCCGATGCACCAGCATCGAGAACATCTTGATCTCCAGACATTTCCTTTTggttcttgaaaatttgaatgcAATTGCACTCTTGCCTGTGATAGCTAGAGAGTTGCCGAGGCTGACTTTAGTAGTAGTCATGAGAATCCGAGAGGCAGTATAAGATACAATTATGTTACATAAGATTTGAAGTATTGTAATTGGTGTTTTCTGCTGCAAGATTTGTCCCATTATACACGTTTAGTAAACAGAACACATTTAGTAAACAGAAACTGCGGCTCTAAATTTAGCAAGTGGGTTACATAATCAAGGCATCTAGTGAAGTGTGCTTCTGTCAAAAATCTTGATTTCATAGAGGGGAGGAAGCCAAATTTTTGCTGTATTTTCTCAACACCGTGttcataattataaaattatatataatgaaatttcaaaatatttgctAATATAGAAAAAAGCCCACAAAACAAAAAATAGAATTCGTTTTATTGCAGTATAAGTTTTAGATTTATGTTTAGATCTATATTATTGTTACCATTTATATcaattgttataatttaattatacttGTAATTTCTgtgtgtttaaaatttgagtgTATTAGTTTTAAAATAAGCTAGATTAAATAAAAGCTTTAACGTTTTATTGGTATAactaaaacttaatattttttattttctaataaCGCATATACCAAAATTtgattaaatcatatataaattGTCATTTTTGAAGCCCGTGGTATAGTTTATTACAATATACATTCATCATTCCCATAATTGAAAGGAAATGGACGATGTTACACTACAACTCGAGTATACCACCGAATCTTCTGTCTTTGTTATTTCCTAGTCAAAGGCAAATTGCGCAACATCAGGCTTGGTTAATCAACTGGGACTTCCACCTCCATTTTCAGACCTTCATggtccaatatctgaatcacaaGCATAAAGAAATGAGACAGTCAGTCATCGCAAACATACGGTGAATCAAGTAGCTGTGTATTCCAAACACGTTTCTGATTTCTCTCATTCATTAACAAAGAACATGGGTTTGGGATTTAGTTTTATCCGCTGTTACGGGTTCCATATTCAGCTGTGCAAGGAGTGACGCTGCAGAGAGGAGCAATCGCCACCTTCCCCCTCCATATTTCATGTTTCCGTAAGTTCGATCAAGTTTTAAGTATTATACATTGTAGAAAGCATAACTTTGTTCCGCTTTAAATTTCTCAAGTTTTAGAGATATAGTTTTACTGCCAATACAGAAAAGTTGTGGCAGTGCGCAAGATCATAAGATAAGATATGACTTGCTAGAAAAAAAAACAGACGGACCTTAATGAAATCATCCAACAGAAGAGAAGATTCACTTGTGTATCCTGCTTCTTGCAGAAGCTGACATAAAACTTCCTGAAAACTCCACAAtaacaaataaacaagtttAACAGAGAGTTCAATGGTACGAAAACGTGCAAGGGAACTCAGTTCAAGTTTTAGAAAAGGAAATAAACAAATCAAGAATTCGCAGTTCAAAGACTTGAAATCCAGTTGTTTAGTACCTCCCGTTGCTTATCTGACATAAATGGTCCAGTCAAATCCTTGAGCACTTCAATTATGTCATTGAAAGTCACCTTTCCTCTACAATCCCTGTCATATACTTTGAAGATAACTGGACAGGTAAGAGAAAAAGTTCAGAAGCCGATGAAGGGTATATTTTGGGTCATAAAACTGACCAGGTATCAAGAAATTGCTTAATATGAACATAATATAGAAGAAACACATCAACTTGAGCACAAATGATGAAATGAAAGCCTgctctcataaaaaaattaattaccaAATTGGACATCTCAATACGATCATAAAGCATAATCTGCTTGTAATAACACAGTAACATTATTCAGCTTCTTCTTTTAAAGTTTATTTATAGTCAATAGTTATTTGCATTACGATTTACGACTAGTCTACAAGTTTATGGAGGTCCCCTTAGAAACAACAGAAAGCTACAAAATCCAATCACCCGAAAAGACGGAATCCCAAAATTTAGACTCTCCGTATTAGTTTCTAAATCACAATCTTTAAGCAACATTGATGAAAAGCTATTTCATATCCCCCAACACAACAATAAATATCATGTATACATATCTAATACCATTGGTGTAAATAGCAATATCTTATCCTAATTTATTACAAATGCCTAGAAAAAGAAAAGCGTGCATTCATCATTTAAACCATGGAAAGGCAAATAGCAGGTTTGAGACCTACTCCCGATTTTCTGAGATGCAGTCGCTTTTGCACTGAAAGCAGACAAAAATGCAACAAAGTCCTTGAAATTCAAGCCATCCACCATTGTTAGCAGTCTCTACAAAGAAcccataaaaaagaaaattttgagatttaataccaagattttgatatatgaacttttcgatttttaaatatatagtagaaaaagattttaaaatatatgtgaCCTTTTCCACTTTGATACATATACTTCACATGAAAATataaagattttatttttttaaaaaaaattaaaaagtgcCATTAATCAAAACAACATCCAACCAAAGTCATGTATCAAACCAAACTAAGTGAGATGTACAAGGAAAAAGTTCAACACACGCCTGGATTCTATTCGATGGGAATACTAGAAAAACTACACATCAACGTTACAATCTATTTCATATGAAATCACACAAAAAATCTACAATTTTTATCTGATTCTACCTGAGAAAGTGGATTCATTGCAAATTCTGGTACTGACAAAAACTCATCTGCTGATATGAATCCTTTTGCATTCCTATCCAGTTGGCAAAATCTCTTATACAGTGACACTATTTCGTGCTGAGTAactaaattatcataaattcaaaaagAAATTAGAGAACAAAAAACCGCGGATTTCCCGACCACCACGAAAAAAGAGACCACGCAAAACAATTTACATACTGCAAGAACAACCACTTACATAGATTATTACAGTGTTCCTGAACTTCTTCAATATCGTATTGTGTCAGCATTGATGAAGCATTACCCATTTTTATTTAAGAATCAATCtgcaaaaacaaatcaaaaacAATCAAAGTTACAGATAACCCACCTCTAAAAATCGGATCTTTagccaaaaataaaaaagaaatcaCGTCCTTTCAGGAAATCAAAATCGAAACGAGAAGAGACCTACAAATTCCCGGTTGATCTGTGAATTAATGGACCCGAATAAAAAAGAAATTAAGAGGGACGAATATTTCAATTATGTGGTGACATAAAATGGCGTGATTATCTATACTATTTATAACACAATCGACGGTCGGTAAGGTCACCATCACTGCTTTTCTTTCCCCAGACCCAATTATACACCTGCCAAATCACatctttaaaaaaacataaaataaaattaaaaacccaAAAGTCCaatataaaaaatcaaaatcaattttaatgtaaacaaattaaatattaacaaaaaaaccatttatgtattattttactgtatataaatattattctaaaataatttttaatcaaaaaaaTATTCCACCCTTtccaatttatttttaatataagttAGTATATTCCAATTCCAAAGTAAAATAGCATACATGCATGGGACGAGAAAATGAGATTGGGATTGCCTGGTTATCACCGCCgggaagaaaagaaagaaaagaaaaaaaaggacGACTTTGTTTGTTTAGACAAAGTTACGTATACTTCGATAGTTATGATTCAGAGATTGTTTGGATCTTAATTTAGTTGGACGAGACGGGTCGGTCCGTAACCTGATGTTTGTCACGTTATTTTGGTACGTTGAAAAAGTATCAACTTAACTCATATATTTTACATGATTAACCAATCTAATTCATTTTTACATCTATATGACATGAGACCAGAAaccataaatataaattaatatatatttatttttttacgtGATAGTAGcgtagatagatagatagataactcaggtttaaaatatttttgagaattttaaaaaCTTAGAAATTATAAAGTCACAtacaataaatatattgatcAATTTAtcatttagaaataaactctATTATACACCACAATATATTTTACATTTAACAAACATcctatgaataaaaaaaattaggaaCAAACCTAAAGGAGTCATAAAAACATTTAGGCACTACGCTAGTTAATCATTTAGGTTAAGTATATTTAAACTTTAAAGTAACACAACTGCCTATGCATAATCAAAGCACGCTAAACacattaattgat encodes:
- the LOC142546119 gene encoding putative 3-hydroxyisobutyrate dehydrogenase-like 1, mitochondrial; amino-acid sequence: MRLSPHRSLLHFTTLAYSNTLLFLRSMAASASAFSSQPVSPENTKVGWIGTGVMGQSMCSHLLKAGYTVTVFTRTKSKADSLLSMGAHWADSPNSLASKSDVVFSIVGYPSDVRHVILHPTSGALAGLRSGGVLVDMTTSDPSLAVEIHSAATSASCSSIDAPVSGGDRGARLGTLSIFAGGDEAVTTRITPLLNHLGRVYYMGGPGKGQFCKLANQVTIATTMVGLCEGLIYASKAGLDLTNYLNAISTGAAGSKSLDLYGNRILNRDFEAGFYVNHFVKDLGICLRECQNMGLALPGLALAQQLYVSLKAHGEGDLGTQALVLALERLNNISLESESSNLKEK
- the LOC142546121 gene encoding uncharacterized protein LOC142546121; this encodes MGNASSMLTQYDIEEVQEHCNNLFTQHEIVSLYKRFCQLDRNAKGFISADEFLSVPEFAMNPLSQRLLTMVDGLNFKDFVAFLSAFSAKATASQKIGIIFKVYDRDCRGKVTFNDIIEVLKDLTGPFMSDKQREEVLCQLLQEAGYTSESSLLLDDFIKILDHEGLKMEVEVPVD